In Carettochelys insculpta isolate YL-2023 chromosome 10, ASM3395843v1, whole genome shotgun sequence, the DNA window AGAAAGAGAAGTGAGTGCGGCTGTTTGGGGCAGGTATTAAAAGGCCCAGAGAGGAGTCTCAGTGGTAGATGGACGCCTGGCTGCCCTTTGCATTGTTGAAAGGCTCCTGTAGATGTTTTCAGAAGATGTAGGAGAATGAAAATGAGGGTGGTATAGGTGAAAGGTGTGCAAAGTGGTGAGCAGTAAATCGATACAACCGACGGTTCAGACAGTCATCCCTTAAGAGGGCTTTTCACAGAAATCACACTGACTTCCATTCAAGTTCCATATGTGGAGGTGTTAAAGGAACAAATTCAGTGaaaactgacaattttaaaataaagtgtatGTGTCGAGGGTGGAGGTGGAGTTGTGGCTTAGTAGTTTCAAAGTGCAGGTTTAAAGTGTCACTTCCACAGCTGTATTTTCTTCTAAATACAGAACACTACAAAGTGGGTTATCATAGAAAGACAGGGCAGATTCCTTGCCACAAAAAAATGTAGTTAGTTATTGCCTCCCACAAATCTGAGAAACCTTCACAATTGgcctataaaataaatatttgcattgtgAAGCAAAAAGCTGTCCTGCAATACATATTACCTACACTTTAGAGACAAACATTCTCAAATATCTATAAATTGCTTTTCATCCCTTTTGGACAGGAAGTGGACAGGACTATTTGCCCTGGTTTTAATGGCTGTGTAAATGGAAATCCAATACTCCGTGTTTACCTGCACGACTCGGTTGTCAAGTCCTTTGGTGTGTTCTTCAAACTCCACTCCCACAGTGTAATTCACGTCATAGTTCCTGAAAGTACTCAGGGTTTTTGTCTTAAAATTGTCTCCATCTtgaataatttcttttgtttgtttcaagtgTCCTGCAATCTTACGAGTGGCAAAATCAATGCCTATCAACAAACAATAAACATATGAAGTTCAAACATCTGGTACAAAGATGCAACTATGATACTTTTACATATAGACCAAAATGGTGAAAACAATAGTGTGAAAAAGCATTTGTACACTTAATCCTCTCACTTACAAGTAGAACAATCTAGCCTAGCTCTGTTCTAGAACTGGCTGACATTTCtcacattaatttttttaatgacataaaatatcttttttaaaaaaaatgaaaattggaGGAAAgtgtgtttttttcaaaaagtcttCCAATTTTTGATTTGAAAGCCTGTATGGGGTATTTTCTCCACAACAAAAGGAGGAGTGAAGGGGAGGCAGAAAGTGTGAGAAAATTGAAAATTTTAGAGATTTTCAATTTTCACGTTTACTTTTTTACCATGACTACTCAGAGCCATAGAGGTACCTCAGAAAGAGGTAGAGTAGAGGTGCATGCCAAAGTGAATATCTGATccaatgaattttgttatataGCTTTTACTTCACCATAATCACAGATTACTGTTTGGAACTGTGTATAATCTGTGGAATTGTATTCTATTTATATAAATACTGGAACTGTACTGTGTGTGACTTAGCACCCATCTGTAAAagccattccccccaccccagtttataAAATAGTTTGAATGAGAATCATTTTAATTAGCAAACCCTTTTCAGAAATGATGCTTGTAAATAATACTCCTGTTGGAATTCTGCAACTGAACTATGGCTCCAAATACAACAGTTACAGAATTCCATCACTAGTAAATTATAAATAAGTATATAAATAACTATATTCAATGATTGCCTGTAGGAAAGAACGGTAGAAACAAAAATCAAAGTGGGATGCTTTTAAAGGAGAAGAATGGATGGCAGAAGGTTATTTTGCAGCTGTCTTATCAATAAAGGATggaaagttaaaaaagaaaaggtaaatATTAAAATGTATGCTCTAGGCTGTAAAAAGGAAataactagaatagtgaaagcaagagcgagtttgaaggcgatggacaagatctggaaaagcaaagccattagcttaagaacaaagctgagcatcttgaaaacctgtgtattcagcagcatgttgtacggatgtgagacatgagtgataatgaaagattctaaAAGAACAATATtcgcatttgagaggagttgttacagaaagatcctgagaataggatggatgcagaaggtcaccatcgatgaattatataggaagatacagcccaaagagaatctactgcagaaggttatcaTTTGCaagttacaactatttgggcatatttgcagaatgaatgacaaaaaatcaagaccctggtattcagcataatggacagttcaaataggagaggcagaccccagagacTGGGCAGATGATACagcagattggtgcggagctagtctacagaaactaagccactctgcactagacagggaaagttggaaggaaattgtgagagaggcatcagacaccagcgggcactgagtattgatgatgatgatgatgatgatgatgaaatattaaaaaaatgctTTCTTAATATTCAGTCAGCATTTCGTGTCTGATCCCCTTTAGCATTGTGCATACAGTTCATGAGGAAAACTAACATAATACAAACAACAACTTGCAATTTACCAACAGGCTACCCTAGACACCACACTTGATGCCAGCTGCACTGCCAGGTACAATACATAGTTGACCATTTGGATGTGAATCTTGTTGTTTTGCTCTATGCAAATGAAATAATGTAATGTATTTCTCCCAGAGCCTAAAAAATAGTTTGGAATCATCCTTGAGCTTTTTCACACATACAAATTAATCATTTTCATCCCAGCAAAACCTTGTACTAATGGAACCTATTTTTTTTTAGTGGATTCATTATGCTACAGCTAGGTTGGGGGAAAGGATgtctgtaaaacaaaacaaaaatgttacttTAGCATAGGGGATAATGCTCATATTCAAGTATTTATACTCAACGTTTCTCAAATATAGTTTATCTGTTGCTGTGGATTTATAGCCAGGCAAAAGAAATCGGTTCTCTGAGGACAGACGTCTAGTTTTCCAAAGGAATCTTATTTCTGACTAATGGATTAGTCTTGCACTACTGCAGAAAATCAGAGGAGGTTTTTTATTAGAGCTACTTTTCATAGCTGCGTTTTGAACAATACAAGCGATAAAGATGAAATATGGTTCTATTAAATTAGATTGAAATACTTTGCAACATGCTTATGAAAAAGTCTAAGATTCTGCTGAAAGGGCAAAATGATCTTAATTAAGGTATAGGAATGCATATGTAGCAATTATAAGGATGAGTGAACCTCAAAAAGTTCAGCCTCACTGTACTTCAGACCTGAACTCCCCAGTTCTTAGGATATCAACCAAATATAAAATCAAAAGAAACAGCAGAAGAATCTTTTCACCATTTCCATGTCATTTCTTTTTCATTGATAACACAGTCAGTGAGAGGCAAATTCTTGTagttccacacacaaaaacaggaaTCTAGATACTACCGTGTTCCATGAGGTGCTTTTCACTGGCGCTGCAGTGCAGTACCTAAAACATGGCCTAAATCTAACTAGCCTGAACCAAAGCCAATTGGTGTAAATATAGCTGTCACTCCCTATTCTCAGACCAAGTTTCTTATGAGGAGGCAACATAGGAAAGCTAATGAAACTTGTCTCCAAGGCAAAATGTCCCTGTTCTTACCTGATTTGGGCCTGTCCATCCAGTGTGTATCACCAACCCCCTTTGAGCTACCCAACAGATCAAGACTTATGGATGGCTTCTGCCAGCCCTTCTTTCCAGTAGTTCTATTTCCACCTGAAGTGCCCAAGGACTGAATCACCCAACTGACAATATTAACAGATGTTACCCAACAGAAAGTCTAGGAGAGGAGAGTTAACAGTGTTGTGTGACATTACCACCAGACTTCAAGATGTAGTAAGACTACCAGTCCTGTTGAAAACTCCCAAAATCTGATGGCTTGGTGATCAGCTCAATGACCTATGAATAATTTTGTTTATCCCATAAGTCCAAACCGTGTCTAGTCCTAGAAAGACGTGGTCATACCACATGGTAGTGGAATCTATTttgaacctggtatttttccatgggatTGGGGAATGCCAAACAAAGAATTCCCATCCCAGGGAAAAGCAATGGGAAACTATCAGCTTTTGttttcagctggcctttgaaactgctTGGCACACCCTGAGAGAAgacaaagaactttgaagaagctGTAGACCTAAGATCAACTCTGATTTGAATTAATGCCTTTAATTTTCCTGACAATGCTCCCATAAAGATTGTTAGAAACTTCTGCCCACTACAGATTCATTACCATACAAACCCTTTACTATATCTTCTCATTCAGTTACAGTTTTATTAAATGCTAAGGGCTAATTGTATTTGTTCCTCTACCACAGAGTATCCTGTTACTTGCTCAGAAAGTCATTCGGGTTTGTCTAGACATCTTATAGCAGGTATGATTTTTTAATATTATTGCCAGAAACTCTTATCCCTAAAACATATCAAAGGAGTAAGATTGCTCAGgtattagattaaaaaaaaaggcatgatTGACAAATAACAGCTCGTGTCCCGATATTGCATTTTTTCATTTACCTAAGGCAACCATGTAACCGTCGAAGTTTTCATTGGATTCCATTTCCCATGTTCCATTGTAATCAGCAGGCATGCTGGCTAAGAGCTCAAACCCAAGGACAGATCAGATGCTGAGCCTGAAAGCAAGACTGGCAGAGAGGATGTGTTATAACTCTGTACTTTTTATATCTTCCTTGGAGAAAGTTTATGGTTTTCCAGATAATAAGTCTGAAGGTCGTAGATATACCCTGTCAGAATTTTGCTTCATTAACAAAGTTCAGGAGAACAGCAGACAGGCCAGGAACGGGTTTCTGTAGTAAGAActaacagagaaaaatattttatagtgATTTTTGTAAAGAACAGCAATCTCTTGTAGGTACTTCTTTGAAACACGTGCACTACAATCTCAAACAATAGAACCCAATAAGAGTTCTCATTTTCAATTCACTTCCGTGACCCTCTACAGGGCCCATGCTTGCATAGGTCATGTGCCCTGAGTCCTATGTAGAGTTGGTGGAAGTTTTGGAGGTATAATGAATACAAGATTGGGCCATTAAAGGGGAAATCcctacttttaaaagaaaaaatacgattttttaattttatttctcaaGTCCACATTCCAATATA includes these proteins:
- the RBP2 gene encoding retinol-binding protein 2, with the protein product MPADYNGTWEMESNENFDGYMVALGIDFATRKIAGHLKQTKEIIQDGDNFKTKTLSTFRNYDVNYTVGVEFEEHTKGLDNRVVQTLVKWNGDKLVCVQKGEKKNRGWTHWIEGDRLHLKQDSKSSKNKAAKNRHNISTAEHFSAVL